Proteins encoded by one window of Thalassoroseus pseudoceratinae:
- a CDS encoding Fur family transcriptional regulator, with protein MTNNIGELTELLRQHNLRRTVARVAILRHLVAMPGPQTAAEIENAVAEHGFDQSTVYRTLESFNEAGLVIQRELGDRLLRFELVDARNTAVQPYYLCVGCGRVLRLSQCATDGIVPAGFQIEQITIRGRCPDCAEVLK; from the coding sequence GTGACTAACAATATCGGTGAGTTGACGGAGTTATTGCGTCAACACAACTTGCGGCGGACGGTCGCCCGGGTGGCAATCCTCCGGCACCTAGTTGCCATGCCAGGACCGCAAACGGCCGCAGAAATTGAAAACGCTGTTGCCGAACACGGGTTTGATCAATCGACAGTGTACCGCACGCTAGAAAGTTTCAACGAAGCGGGCCTGGTCATTCAGCGAGAACTGGGTGATCGTCTTCTGCGATTCGAACTCGTCGATGCTCGTAACACAGCGGTCCAACCGTACTACCTTTGTGTTGGGTGTGGACGAGTGCTCCGCCTATCGCAATGTGCTACGGATGGCATTGTTCCAGCGGGTTTTCAGATCGAGCAAATCACAATTCGCGGTCGCTGCCCCGATTGTGCCGAGGTCCTAAAGTAG
- a CDS encoding choice-of-anchor M domain-containing protein — translation MLNGFKKFLHGLRSTPVNRQSRRPKKRDRRRVGYRSAVEALETRTLLTPTLVEYLANEHVDINIQHSGTDWSLGPRNSDQIPATQFENDEAVLYVGSPSATSRPGGSGFDFIGVESGETFYLLPQNQDSDLLYLGFAGYGLDSSIDRYNPSTESKGRVSGNARWAKATLTDVRHTNSDGTTGDGDFSMWQSGSFGDADVFISSYDDGIDNPNSDGLDTTDGISADDAMWIIAGGHSHYNFGFTEPGRYEIDVKLSAYFGDDGTANSSTPNLSGFDESEDITIFFSVQSAGQVEFENTSYSVDEDAGTASIDVIRTGGSDGRITVDYATSDGTATADSDYTSASGTLVFLDGETRKTITVPILDDVVGEGNETVNLALSSPMPENLNEYYQVVEADANGLIGTNASAVLTIVENVLAPTISDVADQQTDEDTSTGTIAFTVGDSDSSLESLVVTAISSNQSLVPDGNIVLGGSGANRTVNVNPALNQFGVATITLTVEDEDGLIATDTFDLTVTSVNDLPTISDVGNQSIDENTSTNAIPFAVGDVETSASALTVTASSSNPSLVPIGNIVFGGSGANRTVTVSPATDQSGSTTITLTVTDANGGMASDTFVVNVNSANTSPTISDVDNQSTDENTPTAAIPFTVDDAETAVGSLVVTASSSNMTLVPNGNIVLGGSGANRTVTITPAADQTGSTTITLTVDDGEGATATDTFTLTVGTASSGTMAIADAYTVTSGNAVQGNVLFNDVVAMGVMPMVSEAMTPAHGSLQLNADGTFTYTPDGTFDGTDSFSYSLDDGTTETEATVTITAAALPQGEVLSEGHADILINYHEDHWDFTVLGEDDHDHEEDDHDHEEDDHDHEHGEGLHFDEVIIHGGTNAGIARPEDAAFDFTGVASGETLYVLPQSEMPELPFVGLNTEDVEADTFVDNELSLQLLAVDGPGEFSLWQTDSFGSPDVFFATTDGITDADGVVLPEGTHAHYNWGFSQPGTYRVTVQASGVLQDGMTPVTSEAVTLTFVIGDISIASEDTFTVLPGNAAHGNVLFNDVLAMDAVPVVSEAMTPGHGSLQLNADGTFTYTPDDTFDGADSFSYTLSDGTTETNATVTITGSDLPEFEAVLTEGHADIGLAIGEHEHEESEEEHEDEEEHEHEDSEWDLHVHDGENDVEYHPDEALFYVGTDAITDRPADESFDFTGVGPGETLYVLPQVENPDLLYLGFGSEEIEDGTFLDGSFTLRLKSASGPGHFSVWTSELDGPDVAMATADGITEADLISLLEGGHQHANFGFTETGYYEITFQAIGTLADGDVVASEDVTYFFNVGTATNVEFSTATASDSEDSGSNLPMLLVNGTLTVAESVEVTVTGGTAANGTDFTLTETVTIPAGVYDGTVATAVPINLTITDDDVVELDETIELTLANATGTLFINDANGDTTTQDTSTYTITNDDSAKLAISNASGFEGTSGTRELTFIVTLNGEVDSSFTVDFNTLGNTATATDGDYVANIGDTLTFSGTDGETQTITVQINGDITREDDEYFFVQLSNLQSGGRDVSIGSGQGLGQISNDDLAPQMATVVDQVMDDQLINGTYEFVVSGNFDATPADAEADDMFFWDPASGSHRIVFADGTVQDNPFWTIMLNGNDFTQVVAGDFDGGNGTDLFFWNPATGSNRLIHVIGGTGNLARTVESIVVPSTAINGNDFAQLVVGDFDGGGVDDLFFWDPVTGRNRFVHFEVVTPGFDTDFNNQQTNVIPTMMINGDYSIVKAGQFEDGGLDELLFIDLGSGKNRIVSLSTPDAGTTTAFEDVLTDYFPPTLFNGNAFDRVEVVDLNGDGLDDVFAWNSRTGANRVASTSLDLGTPPVPVDDVIAFQAINGEHEVVARLTEDVFSDPDADELFFWNPTTGRNRTGFVQN, via the coding sequence ATGCTGAACGGTTTTAAAAAATTCCTGCATGGCCTGCGGAGTACACCCGTCAATCGCCAATCGCGTCGGCCCAAGAAACGGGATCGGCGTCGCGTGGGATATCGCTCAGCGGTCGAGGCTCTCGAGACCCGAACACTCCTGACCCCAACGCTCGTCGAGTATCTAGCCAACGAGCACGTCGACATCAATATCCAGCACTCGGGAACGGATTGGTCGCTCGGTCCGCGGAACTCGGACCAAATTCCGGCAACTCAGTTCGAGAATGACGAAGCTGTTCTTTATGTGGGGTCGCCTTCCGCAACGTCGCGGCCGGGCGGATCGGGATTCGATTTCATCGGCGTGGAATCCGGCGAGACGTTCTACCTGCTGCCACAAAACCAAGATTCTGACTTGCTGTATCTTGGTTTCGCAGGCTACGGGTTGGATAGTTCTATCGACCGTTATAATCCGTCAACGGAGTCAAAGGGACGTGTGTCTGGCAACGCTCGCTGGGCCAAGGCGACATTGACTGACGTAAGGCATACCAACTCGGATGGGACGACTGGCGACGGTGATTTCTCGATGTGGCAATCGGGATCGTTCGGCGACGCTGACGTCTTCATATCCTCTTACGACGACGGAATTGACAACCCAAATTCCGATGGCCTGGATACGACCGATGGCATATCGGCCGATGATGCAATGTGGATCATTGCCGGTGGGCATTCGCATTATAATTTTGGGTTCACAGAGCCTGGTCGATACGAAATTGATGTAAAGCTGTCCGCGTATTTCGGGGATGACGGAACGGCCAACTCTTCAACCCCCAATTTATCGGGGTTTGACGAGAGCGAAGATATTACAATCTTCTTCTCGGTGCAAAGTGCCGGGCAGGTTGAGTTCGAAAACACTTCCTACTCCGTAGACGAAGACGCGGGCACGGCTTCGATTGATGTCATTCGTACCGGAGGTAGCGACGGCCGAATCACGGTAGACTATGCCACCAGCGACGGAACGGCGACTGCTGACAGCGATTACACATCTGCTTCCGGGACTTTGGTCTTCCTAGACGGCGAAACCCGCAAGACGATCACAGTTCCGATTTTGGATGATGTCGTCGGTGAAGGAAATGAAACGGTCAACCTGGCTCTTTCATCGCCAATGCCCGAGAACCTCAACGAGTACTATCAGGTTGTCGAAGCGGACGCTAACGGGTTGATTGGCACGAATGCCTCCGCGGTGTTGACGATTGTCGAAAATGTTCTCGCGCCGACGATTTCCGATGTCGCCGATCAGCAGACGGACGAGGATACATCTACCGGAACGATTGCGTTCACCGTCGGTGATAGCGATTCGTCGCTAGAGTCGCTTGTTGTCACCGCAATCTCCTCGAATCAATCACTCGTTCCAGATGGCAACATTGTTCTTGGCGGCAGCGGCGCGAATCGAACGGTGAACGTCAATCCTGCGTTGAATCAGTTTGGCGTTGCTACGATCACTCTGACGGTGGAAGACGAAGACGGTTTGATTGCCACCGACACCTTTGATCTGACCGTGACGTCGGTGAATGACCTGCCCACGATCTCCGATGTCGGAAATCAATCCATCGACGAAAACACTTCGACCAACGCCATCCCGTTCGCCGTGGGGGACGTCGAAACTTCGGCTTCCGCCCTCACGGTGACGGCTAGTTCGTCCAACCCATCGTTGGTTCCCATTGGCAACATTGTGTTCGGCGGCAGCGGCGCGAATCGAACAGTCACTGTGTCGCCGGCAACTGACCAGTCGGGCAGCACAACGATCACGTTGACGGTCACCGACGCCAATGGCGGTATGGCCAGCGACACGTTCGTCGTGAACGTCAATTCCGCCAATACCTCTCCGACAATCTCTGATGTTGACAACCAGTCGACTGACGAAAATACGCCGACTGCGGCAATTCCGTTTACAGTGGACGACGCAGAGACCGCTGTTGGTTCACTTGTTGTGACCGCGTCCTCATCGAATATGACCCTAGTTCCAAATGGGAACATCGTGCTTGGGGGTAGTGGAGCCAACCGGACCGTGACGATCACGCCGGCGGCCGATCAGACTGGCTCGACGACCATCACGTTAACGGTTGATGACGGCGAAGGCGCCACGGCGACGGATACGTTCACCCTCACGGTCGGAACGGCCAGCAGTGGGACGATGGCAATCGCGGACGCCTACACGGTAACGTCGGGAAATGCGGTGCAAGGCAACGTGTTGTTTAACGATGTTGTGGCGATGGGCGTGATGCCAATGGTGAGCGAAGCGATGACACCCGCTCACGGCAGCTTGCAACTGAATGCCGACGGCACCTTTACCTACACGCCCGACGGCACATTCGACGGCACCGATTCCTTCAGCTACTCCCTAGACGACGGCACCACAGAAACCGAAGCGACTGTGACCATCACAGCGGCCGCGTTGCCGCAGGGCGAGGTGCTCAGTGAAGGGCATGCCGATATTCTGATCAATTACCACGAAGATCACTGGGACTTCACGGTTCTCGGCGAAGACGATCACGACCACGAGGAAGACGATCACGACCACGAGGAAGACGATCACGACCACGAGCATGGGGAAGGTCTGCACTTCGACGAGGTTATCATTCACGGGGGAACGAATGCCGGGATTGCGAGACCGGAAGATGCGGCGTTCGACTTCACCGGCGTGGCGTCTGGTGAGACGTTGTATGTGCTGCCTCAGTCTGAAATGCCAGAACTTCCCTTCGTGGGCTTGAACACTGAAGACGTCGAGGCCGACACCTTTGTGGACAACGAATTGTCCCTGCAATTGTTGGCAGTTGATGGCCCTGGCGAATTCTCGCTCTGGCAAACGGATTCATTCGGTAGCCCCGACGTTTTCTTCGCCACGACCGATGGGATCACCGACGCCGATGGTGTCGTGCTGCCCGAAGGAACTCACGCCCACTACAACTGGGGCTTCTCTCAGCCAGGTACTTATCGTGTTACCGTGCAAGCATCGGGTGTCTTGCAAGATGGCATGACACCAGTGACCAGCGAAGCGGTGACGCTGACCTTCGTCATCGGTGACATTTCGATTGCTTCCGAAGACACCTTCACGGTGTTGCCGGGCAACGCGGCGCATGGCAATGTGTTGTTCAACGATGTCCTGGCGATGGACGCTGTGCCAGTGGTGAGTGAAGCGATGACGCCCGGTCACGGCAGCTTGCAACTGAATGCCGACGGCACCTTTACCTACACGCCCGACGACACGTTCGACGGGGCCGATTCCTTCAGCTACACGCTCAGTGACGGCACCACCGAAACCAATGCCACAGTGACAATCACCGGCTCAGATCTGCCTGAGTTCGAAGCGGTTCTCACGGAAGGGCATGCCGATATTGGTTTGGCGATTGGTGAGCATGAGCACGAAGAAAGCGAAGAGGAACACGAAGACGAGGAAGAGCATGAGCATGAAGACTCAGAATGGGACCTTCATGTTCATGACGGCGAGAATGATGTCGAATATCATCCGGACGAAGCGTTGTTCTACGTCGGAACGGATGCGATCACCGATCGTCCAGCGGATGAGTCATTCGATTTTACCGGTGTCGGTCCCGGGGAAACTCTCTACGTGCTGCCGCAAGTTGAGAATCCGGACCTGCTATACCTTGGGTTTGGTAGTGAAGAGATCGAGGACGGAACGTTCCTAGACGGGTCCTTTACCTTGCGGTTGAAATCCGCGAGCGGTCCAGGTCACTTCTCAGTGTGGACATCAGAACTCGATGGGCCGGATGTGGCAATGGCCACCGCAGACGGCATCACGGAAGCCGATCTGATCAGTTTGCTCGAGGGGGGCCATCAACATGCCAACTTCGGATTTACCGAGACGGGCTACTATGAGATCACCTTCCAGGCCATTGGGACTCTAGCTGATGGCGATGTGGTCGCTAGTGAAGATGTGACATACTTCTTCAATGTGGGCACTGCAACGAATGTCGAATTCAGTACGGCAACGGCCAGTGACTCGGAAGACTCTGGCAGCAATTTGCCAATGCTGCTAGTCAATGGAACCTTGACCGTGGCCGAATCCGTCGAAGTCACGGTGACAGGCGGAACGGCCGCCAATGGCACCGATTTCACGTTAACCGAGACTGTCACAATTCCGGCAGGCGTTTACGATGGTACTGTCGCCACGGCAGTCCCGATCAATCTAACGATCACCGATGACGACGTCGTCGAACTCGATGAAACGATCGAACTGACACTGGCCAACGCCACCGGCACTTTGTTCATCAACGATGCCAACGGAGATACGACAACCCAAGACACCAGCACGTACACAATTACCAATGACGACTCGGCCAAGCTAGCAATTAGCAACGCGAGCGGATTTGAAGGCACGAGCGGCACGCGTGAATTGACGTTCATCGTCACGCTGAATGGCGAAGTCGATTCTAGCTTTACGGTCGATTTCAACACCCTCGGCAATACCGCCACCGCAACTGATGGTGATTATGTTGCCAATATCGGCGATACTTTGACCTTCAGTGGAACCGATGGCGAGACGCAAACGATTACGGTTCAGATCAACGGCGACATCACAAGGGAAGATGACGAGTATTTCTTCGTCCAACTCTCGAATTTGCAATCAGGTGGTCGCGATGTGTCGATCGGATCAGGCCAAGGACTGGGCCAGATCTCCAATGACGATTTGGCACCACAAATGGCAACGGTGGTTGATCAAGTCATGGACGATCAGTTGATCAACGGTACCTACGAGTTCGTTGTGAGTGGGAATTTCGACGCAACGCCCGCCGATGCCGAAGCGGATGACATGTTCTTCTGGGATCCGGCCAGCGGCAGCCACCGAATTGTCTTCGCAGACGGTACCGTTCAGGATAACCCCTTCTGGACAATCATGCTCAATGGCAACGACTTTACTCAGGTCGTCGCTGGCGATTTCGATGGCGGCAATGGAACCGATCTGTTCTTCTGGAACCCGGCCACCGGATCCAACCGCCTGATCCACGTCATTGGCGGAACTGGCAATTTAGCTCGGACCGTAGAATCAATCGTCGTGCCGTCGACAGCCATTAACGGCAACGACTTCGCTCAACTTGTCGTCGGTGATTTTGATGGCGGCGGAGTCGACGATTTGTTCTTCTGGGATCCCGTGACCGGTCGGAACCGATTTGTGCACTTTGAAGTGGTTACTCCTGGTTTCGATACCGATTTCAACAACCAGCAGACCAATGTTATTCCGACGATGATGATCAATGGCGATTATTCCATCGTCAAAGCCGGTCAATTTGAGGATGGCGGGTTGGACGAATTGCTCTTCATCGATCTTGGAAGCGGCAAGAATCGGATCGTCTCGCTGTCGACCCCAGACGCCGGAACAACCACCGCGTTTGAAGATGTTCTGACAGACTATTTCCCACCCACGCTCTTCAACGGCAACGCCTTTGATCGCGTTGAGGTTGTCGACCTAAATGGTGATGGCCTGGATGATGTGTTCGCTTGGAATAGCCGTACTGGAGCGAATCGTGTCGCCTCAACCAGTCTTGATCTGGGGACCCCACCAGTTCCTGTCGATGACGTGATTGCTTTTCAGGCAATCAACGGCGAACACGAAGTCGTGGCGAGACTAACAGAAGACGTGTTCAGCGATCCGGATGCCGACGAGTTGTTCTTCTGGAACCCGACGACCGGTCGTAACCGAACGGGTTTCGTACAGAACTAA
- a CDS encoding DUF1559 domain-containing protein — protein sequence MSARRKKDAAFGFTLIELLVVIAIIAILIALLLPAVQQAREAARRTQCKNNMKQLGIALHNYHDTHRRFPLMALDSLYNYSPQAQILPYIEQGNLQDAIDFDEPLLMGQPWAPTLNPSLVAVAAQKIPVFMCPSDAGEVMYQDGNDLYAGSNYLCNGGSGDDTNYCSSGNNGLFWRGSSTQFRDITDGMTNTAFMAETLFGRRGDSTTDLIDPQRQLKRASVGGSPCSVTGDDILTATASSYEGRRAGAWIRSTGFHCLVHGALPPNSNIPDASHHGEIVSGPRSLHPGGANILLCDGGVHFVSDSIQLDTLRNIFARNDGQVLGDW from the coding sequence ATGTCTGCTCGTCGGAAAAAAGACGCTGCCTTCGGTTTTACGCTTATTGAATTGCTGGTGGTTATCGCAATCATCGCTATTCTGATCGCTCTACTTTTGCCGGCCGTGCAGCAGGCTCGCGAAGCTGCTCGGCGGACGCAATGCAAGAACAACATGAAGCAACTCGGCATCGCGTTGCACAATTACCATGACACGCATCGTCGGTTCCCGCTCATGGCGTTGGACTCGCTCTATAACTACTCCCCGCAGGCTCAGATTCTCCCTTACATCGAACAGGGCAACTTGCAAGACGCGATCGATTTCGACGAGCCATTGTTGATGGGGCAGCCATGGGCACCAACTCTGAATCCTTCTCTCGTTGCCGTGGCGGCCCAGAAGATTCCTGTCTTCATGTGTCCTAGTGATGCCGGTGAAGTCATGTATCAAGATGGAAACGACTTATATGCAGGGAGCAACTATCTTTGCAACGGCGGGAGTGGCGACGATACGAACTACTGCTCTAGCGGAAACAACGGTCTGTTCTGGCGGGGCTCCTCAACTCAGTTCCGAGACATAACCGACGGAATGACGAACACGGCGTTCATGGCAGAAACGCTTTTTGGTCGGCGAGGAGACAGCACCACAGATCTGATCGACCCACAACGGCAGTTGAAACGGGCTTCCGTTGGGGGGAGCCCTTGCAGTGTCACTGGGGATGACATCCTCACCGCTACCGCAAGCAGCTATGAGGGCAGGCGAGCCGGAGCCTGGATTCGGAGCACGGGGTTTCATTGCCTGGTTCATGGAGCCCTGCCACCGAACTCGAACATTCCGGATGCCTCGCATCATGGCGAAATCGTTTCTGGACCTCGTAGCTTGCATCCTGGTGGGGCCAACATCTTGCTCTGCGACGGCGGCGTTCATTTCGTGAGCGACAGCATACAGCTCGACACACTCCGCAACATCTTCGCCCGGAACGATGGTCAAGTCCTTGGAGATTGGTAA
- a CDS encoding DUF3526 domain-containing protein, giving the protein METVGIVARNEVRQWLRNRWLVLAITVFVLLEIAICWRTARVVQDQIDLQNQRQQKARVAWLEQPTTNAHMATHHGTVLYKFPSPLAVFDPGVQPNLGTALEIKAHQLGETNFPPAGTRLSLLKLDATTPALLMQMIGPLLVVLMTYYGVSEERATGTLRLIQSQGVRWRGWVGGKLLAISLFVMLISAPISCLLGWAALAGNGLEASTSNAVMRATFLVGSLWLYLIGWGALSLGLSSRVASSRTALILLLLLWSAWTIILPRFALDVAQDQAPLPTIEEFRDQQRHVLNSSREDSMELRRRLDLLKERLLKKYDVKHIRDLPISFAGAKMMEIEKYTNEKYDEIQAELTDTYRRQDKFLKWFELVSPYLAIRSVSMAFSGTDREHHEAFVYAGERYRRNLVRTMNLADTENRQPGETSEDRRQFWGQVPPFEQTLPSVQLVLRLAIWPIVILVGWSGTAVALALIPPYQRDEVGTSKTRKRSWLPLPSEWRLVIADPVFKPTMLILALLTILASQPGLEQYQLRKTQSQEARARNELVQKILESAFRDDVDLAAIVEEYDLGFSIQEIEDLQWAATSPDLLSHQEGLWWTWSRASPENALAIGESTAWPTRYRLSTSRAETLRRDVLENPFYARIGSFDLTLFVAAILPLAIITLTHGLVSSERDDGTLALLMSQPVSLFRLFLKRILIRVSAATFTIVVIAYLTLLVQGCNLLQFPAAKPFLLWGVILFLYSLFWGSLSLAVNFAGGSSSANVVWLLLFWITLTVFIPRTTAEYVSERHSVLTPSSLAQTEREIRAESETTLINVDSNQPIVTDGENLSPQQEEMLQYWLRDNEVARRFQTVLQKDVQNHCARDASLDTYGWLSPVIAWRQAAVQLAGTSLTHKATFADQTNRFQEEYISYFQPYSVAEQELDLKEIQQAPSFNAIAAKQTSQRGLSFDLMLSLLAWNGVVGLAAYVCFRSGVSVTHSDSL; this is encoded by the coding sequence GTGGAAACCGTAGGCATCGTTGCTCGGAACGAAGTTCGGCAGTGGTTGCGAAATCGTTGGCTCGTTCTTGCAATCACTGTGTTCGTTCTTTTAGAAATTGCCATCTGCTGGCGGACGGCACGAGTCGTTCAAGACCAGATCGATTTACAAAACCAACGACAGCAAAAAGCACGTGTCGCTTGGCTGGAACAGCCAACGACTAACGCCCATATGGCGACGCATCACGGGACGGTTCTGTACAAGTTCCCCTCCCCCCTGGCAGTCTTCGATCCTGGTGTTCAGCCGAATTTGGGGACGGCTTTGGAAATCAAAGCTCATCAACTCGGCGAAACGAACTTCCCGCCCGCGGGAACGCGACTTTCGCTGTTGAAGCTCGACGCCACAACACCAGCATTGCTGATGCAGATGATCGGCCCACTCCTGGTCGTTCTGATGACGTATTACGGAGTCTCGGAAGAACGAGCAACGGGAACGCTCCGTTTGATTCAAAGCCAAGGCGTCCGATGGAGGGGCTGGGTCGGGGGCAAACTCTTAGCGATTAGTTTGTTCGTGATGCTAATCTCAGCGCCGATCAGTTGCCTGCTCGGATGGGCTGCTCTCGCAGGGAACGGGCTGGAAGCCTCGACGTCGAACGCAGTCATGCGGGCAACGTTCCTTGTAGGATCCCTATGGCTGTATCTCATCGGTTGGGGGGCGTTATCGTTGGGTCTTTCGTCGCGGGTGGCATCGTCTCGGACTGCACTGATTCTGCTACTACTGCTTTGGTCGGCGTGGACGATCATTCTCCCACGGTTCGCGTTGGACGTGGCCCAGGACCAAGCACCACTTCCAACGATCGAAGAATTCCGTGATCAACAACGGCATGTTCTCAATAGCTCGCGTGAAGACTCGATGGAACTCAGACGGCGATTGGATTTGCTGAAAGAACGTCTATTAAAGAAGTACGACGTCAAACACATCCGCGATCTCCCGATCAGCTTTGCAGGAGCGAAAATGATGGAGATCGAAAAGTACACCAATGAGAAATATGACGAGATTCAAGCGGAGTTGACCGATACCTATCGTCGGCAGGACAAGTTTCTGAAGTGGTTTGAGTTGGTTTCGCCTTACTTGGCTATTCGTTCGGTCTCGATGGCCTTCTCCGGGACGGATCGGGAGCATCACGAAGCGTTTGTGTATGCTGGTGAGCGGTATCGACGGAATTTGGTTCGGACGATGAACTTAGCGGATACCGAGAACCGACAGCCTGGCGAGACCTCGGAAGATCGACGGCAATTTTGGGGACAAGTCCCTCCGTTTGAACAGACGCTTCCGAGCGTACAATTAGTCTTGCGTCTCGCGATTTGGCCAATCGTCATTCTCGTCGGTTGGAGTGGGACGGCCGTTGCACTCGCGTTGATCCCGCCGTATCAGCGAGACGAAGTTGGAACGTCCAAGACACGAAAACGAAGTTGGTTACCGTTGCCTTCGGAATGGCGTCTCGTAATTGCTGATCCCGTCTTCAAACCCACGATGTTGATTTTGGCCCTGCTGACCATACTTGCCAGTCAACCCGGACTTGAGCAGTATCAACTCCGGAAAACTCAATCTCAAGAAGCCCGTGCGAGAAATGAGCTTGTTCAAAAGATCTTAGAATCGGCTTTCCGAGATGATGTCGACTTAGCTGCGATTGTCGAGGAATATGATCTCGGATTCTCAATTCAAGAGATCGAAGATCTTCAGTGGGCTGCGACTTCTCCTGATCTGCTATCACATCAAGAAGGACTTTGGTGGACTTGGAGTCGTGCGTCACCGGAAAACGCCCTGGCGATCGGTGAATCGACCGCTTGGCCAACGCGATATCGGCTGTCGACTTCCCGTGCCGAAACGCTCCGACGCGACGTTCTGGAGAATCCGTTTTACGCTCGCATCGGCTCCTTCGATCTCACACTTTTTGTGGCAGCGATTCTCCCTTTGGCCATCATCACGCTCACTCATGGATTGGTCTCCTCCGAACGAGACGATGGAACACTGGCCTTGCTCATGTCACAACCCGTCTCGCTGTTCCGTCTATTTCTCAAGAGGATTTTGATCCGAGTTTCGGCGGCTACATTCACGATCGTCGTGATTGCATATTTAACGTTGCTAGTTCAGGGGTGCAATCTTCTTCAATTCCCAGCAGCCAAGCCGTTTCTACTGTGGGGCGTCATCCTCTTTCTGTATTCCCTGTTCTGGGGCAGCCTGTCTCTGGCAGTCAATTTTGCGGGCGGCTCAAGTTCAGCCAATGTCGTCTGGCTTTTGCTGTTCTGGATCACACTCACTGTGTTCATTCCGAGAACGACAGCCGAATATGTCTCGGAAAGACACTCCGTTCTCACGCCATCGTCGCTCGCTCAAACAGAACGAGAGATCCGTGCCGAAAGTGAAACGACCTTAATAAACGTGGATTCCAATCAGCCAATTGTTACCGATGGGGAGAACTTGTCTCCACAACAGGAGGAGATGCTTCAATATTGGCTCCGTGACAATGAAGTCGCTAGGCGATTTCAGACTGTGCTTCAGAAAGACGTTCAAAACCATTGTGCTCGTGATGCTTCCTTGGACACATACGGTTGGCTTTCGCCGGTGATCGCTTGGCGTCAAGCAGCCGTTCAATTAGCTGGGACAAGTCTGACTCATAAAGCGACATTCGCAGACCAGACCAATCGATTTCAAGAAGAATACATTTCGTACTTCCAGCCGTATTCCGTGGCAGAGCAAGAATTAGATCTCAAGGAAATTCAGCAGGCTCCGAGTTTTAACGCGATTGCTGCCAAGCAGACATCACAGCGAGGACTCTCTTTTGATCTCATGCTATCCCTTCTTGCTTGGAACGGGGTCGTGGGGTTGGCGGCGTACGTCTGCTTCCGATCTGGCGTGAGTGTCACGCATAGCGATTCATTATGA
- a CDS encoding ABC transporter ATP-binding protein, which yields MLEAKDLTKTFGSVTALDQLNLHVRSGEIYCLLGANGAGKTTTLSLFLGFIRPTSGEAIVNGRIVERFPIETKRDLAYIPEVVHLYRHLTGIENLKYFAELAGRRRLTRKVLLEFLTRAGFPVEAADKRLGNYSKGMRQKVGIAIALVKEAKALLLDEPISGLDPAGANDFLRILESVRDQGVAVLMSTHDLFRARAIADRIGIMRAGTLVESLLPAETSLLDLETIYHQSVASSAIS from the coding sequence ATGCTTGAAGCCAAAGACCTGACGAAAACGTTTGGCAGCGTCACAGCGTTGGATCAGTTGAATCTGCATGTACGCTCCGGGGAGATATATTGCCTCCTCGGAGCCAACGGAGCGGGAAAGACAACAACGTTGAGTCTATTCCTAGGATTCATCCGACCGACATCCGGCGAAGCGATTGTGAACGGGAGAATCGTGGAACGGTTTCCCATCGAAACAAAACGAGATCTCGCCTATATTCCCGAAGTCGTCCATCTCTATCGACATCTCACAGGCATCGAGAATCTAAAATACTTTGCGGAATTGGCAGGTCGACGCCGGCTGACTCGAAAGGTGTTGTTAGAGTTCCTCACGCGTGCCGGTTTTCCAGTGGAGGCTGCCGACAAGCGACTCGGGAATTACTCCAAAGGGATGCGGCAAAAAGTCGGAATCGCGATCGCATTGGTCAAAGAGGCCAAGGCGCTATTGCTCGATGAACCGATCTCTGGGCTGGACCCGGCTGGGGCGAACGATTTCTTGAGAATCTTGGAGTCGGTGCGGGATCAAGGAGTGGCCGTCTTAATGTCGACACATGACTTGTTTCGCGCTCGCGCAATCGCCGACCGGATTGGCATCATGCGGGCAGGTACGTTAGTCGAATCATTGTTGCCGGCTGAGACTTCGCTTCTCGATCTGGAGACGATCTACCATCAATCGGTCGCTAGTTCTGCCATCTCTTAA